The proteins below are encoded in one region of Acidobacteriota bacterium:
- the nrfD gene encoding polysulfide reductase NrfD, whose protein sequence is MAEEVMRNKDVDPRPPLIGPGHDVRSITTKIIDMVFMRGFKKGWIFGFAISFLGALMLFNTIAYLVLKGVGIWGNNIPVGWAFDIINFVWWIGIGHAGTLISAILLLLRQNWRNSINRFAEAMTLFAVACAGLFPALHTGRPWVDYYLFPLPNTMGMWPNFKSPLMWDVFAVSTYATVSAIFWFIGLIPDFATMRDRASDKWKRLVFGLLAMGWRGDARHWHRYETAYLLLAGLSTPLVLSVHTIVSFDFSIGIVPGWHATIFPPYFVAGAVYAGFAMVLTIGLPLIKFYHLEDFITKRHIRNMCKVMLTTGLIVVYGYGMEAFFAMYAGSTWEDFMFKNRTMGPYGWAYWLLLLCNFLVPQLLWLKRFRDNQVVLFVICMFINVGMWLERFVIIVTSLNRDFLPGSWRMYHPTPFDFSMFFGTIGFFLTLMFLFIRFVPIIPIFEMKALLPETKVDEHTVAEKEKSIGGAVVPSPSYGD, encoded by the coding sequence ATGGCTGAAGAAGTGATGAGAAACAAAGACGTTGATCCGCGTCCGCCGTTGATCGGGCCGGGACACGACGTCCGTTCGATTACCACGAAGATCATAGATATGGTCTTCATGCGTGGGTTCAAAAAGGGCTGGATTTTCGGCTTCGCCATTTCGTTTTTGGGCGCGTTGATGTTGTTCAACACGATTGCCTACCTGGTGCTAAAAGGTGTGGGCATTTGGGGCAACAACATCCCGGTCGGCTGGGCCTTCGACATTATCAACTTTGTTTGGTGGATCGGCATCGGCCACGCGGGCACTTTGATTTCGGCGATTCTGTTGCTGCTGCGGCAAAACTGGCGCAATTCGATCAACCGCTTTGCCGAAGCCATGACGCTCTTTGCCGTGGCTTGCGCGGGCTTGTTCCCAGCGCTGCACACGGGCCGTCCGTGGGTTGACTATTACCTCTTCCCGCTGCCGAACACGATGGGCATGTGGCCGAACTTCAAAAGCCCGCTGATGTGGGATGTGTTTGCGGTTTCGACCTACGCCACGGTGTCGGCGATTTTCTGGTTCATCGGTCTGATTCCGGATTTTGCCACGATGCGCGACCGGGCGAGCGACAAATGGAAGCGGCTGGTCTTTGGCCTGTTGGCGATGGGCTGGCGCGGCGATGCGCGGCACTGGCATCGTTATGAAACGGCGTATCTGCTGCTGGCCGGGCTTTCGACGCCGCTGGTGCTTTCGGTGCACACCATCGTTTCATTCGACTTCTCGATTGGCATCGTGCCGGGCTGGCACGCGACGATCTTTCCGCCCTACTTTGTGGCGGGCGCGGTCTATGCCGGATTTGCGATGGTGCTGACCATCGGCTTGCCGCTGATCAAGTTTTATCACCTCGAAGATTTCATCACCAAACGGCACATCCGCAATATGTGCAAGGTCATGCTGACCACTGGGCTGATCGTGGTTTACGGCTACGGAATGGAAGCCTTCTTTGCGATGTATGCGGGCAGCACCTGGGAAGATTTCATGTTCAAGAATCGCACGATGGGGCCGTATGGGTGGGCGTACTGGCTGCTACTCTTGTGCAACTTCCTGGTGCCGCAGTTGCTGTGGTTGAAGCGCTTCCGCGACAATCAAGTCGTGCTCTTCGTCATCTGCATGTTCATCAACGTGGGCATGTGGCTGGAACGCTTCGTCATCATCGTGACCAGTTTGAATCGGGACTTTCTGCCGGGTTCGTGGCGGATGTACCACCCGACGCCTTTCGATTTCTCGATGTTCTTCGGCACGATTGGCTTCTTCCTGACGTTGATGTTCTTGTTCATCCGGTTCGTGCCGATCATCCCGATTTTCGAGATGAAGGCGCTCTTGCCTGAAACCAAAGTGGACGAACACACGGTGGCTGAGAAAGAGAAGAGCATCGGTGGCGCGGTTGTGCCGTCACCCTCGTATGGAGATTGA
- a CDS encoding DUF3341 domain-containing protein — protein MNKSEEKGIYGVIAEFDDPNSIVAAARKAYASGYRRLNAYSPYPIEELSEAIGFHKDRVAPVVFVSGLLGLIGGFTMIYWMTAIDYPLNVGGRPLLSLPAWIPIMFECTVLLAAFGAVIGMLAMNRLPQPYHPVFNVPSFNRASTDRFYLCVKADDPNYSHDGTRAFLASLGAREVNDVAN, from the coding sequence ATGAACAAATCAGAAGAAAAAGGCATCTACGGCGTCATCGCGGAATTCGACGATCCGAATTCGATTGTGGCCGCCGCGCGCAAAGCGTATGCGTCGGGCTATCGCCGCCTCAACGCTTATTCGCCCTATCCGATTGAAGAGTTGTCCGAAGCGATTGGCTTTCATAAAGACCGTGTCGCGCCGGTCGTGTTTGTGTCGGGCCTGCTGGGGCTGATCGGCGGATTTACGATGATCTATTGGATGACGGCGATTGATTATCCGCTCAACGTGGGTGGCCGTCCGTTGCTGAGTTTGCCGGCGTGGATTCCGATTATGTTCGAGTGCACGGTGCTGCTGGCCGCGTTCGGCGCGGTGATCGGGATGCTGGCGATGAACCGGCTGCCGCAACCTTATCATCCGGTATTCAACGTGCCGAGTTTCAACCGGGCTTCGACGGATCGCTTTTACCTTTGCGTGAAAGCTGATGATCCGAACTACAGCCATGACGGCACGCGAGCCTTTCTCGCCAGTCTGGGCGCGCGGGAGGTGAATGATGTCGCAAACTGA
- a CDS encoding cytochrome c, giving the protein MHDNPKYKAYRDGGMREYPAGVVARGSIAANPAAPPSAMGNAQQVQTVNAVVAGDPSAAPTPIVIPKGEDAFPFKVTQEILDRGQERFNINCAHCHGKLGRGDGMIALRGFKKPPSYHDDRLRQAPASYFYDVMTNGFGAMSDYAAQVTPEDRWKIAAYIRVLQLSQRADFNTLPEADKEKVRDAATQKPAATGHGATAEHGGEKKAEEHAK; this is encoded by the coding sequence ATGCACGACAACCCGAAATACAAAGCCTACCGCGATGGCGGGATGCGCGAGTATCCGGCAGGCGTAGTAGCGCGCGGTTCGATAGCCGCCAACCCGGCTGCGCCGCCTTCCGCGATGGGGAATGCGCAGCAAGTGCAAACCGTCAACGCCGTGGTGGCCGGTGATCCGAGCGCCGCACCGACGCCGATTGTGATTCCCAAAGGCGAAGATGCGTTCCCGTTCAAGGTCACACAGGAAATTCTGGATCGCGGCCAGGAGCGGTTCAATATCAATTGCGCGCATTGCCACGGCAAACTGGGCCGGGGCGACGGCATGATTGCGTTGCGCGGCTTCAAAAAACCGCCGTCCTATCACGATGATCGCCTGCGCCAGGCACCCGCCAGCTATTTTTACGATGTGATGACGAACGGCTTTGGCGCGATGTCGGATTATGCCGCGCAGGTCACGCCGGAAGATCGCTGGAAAATCGCCGCCTACATTCGGGTGTTGCAATTGAGCCAGCGCGCCGATTTCAACACGTTGCCCGAAGCCGATAAGGAGAAGGTGCGCGACGCCGCGACACAGAAACCGGCGGCGACCGGGCACGGCGCAACCGCCGAACACGGCGGGGAAAAGAAAGCGGAAGAACACGCGAAGTAA
- a CDS encoding SCO family protein: MVRSLLLSLFVNGIVWAQPAGVRPPMLRDVGIDQLLNNQVPLDLEFVDETGKAVKLKDYFTDKPVLLTLVYYDCPQLCNQVLNGATGALKTLPMTPGKDFIWLTVSFDPREQPELAAAKKDSYLQRLGKKEAAAGWHFLTGSEPAIKALAQAVGFRFLWDPAKKQYAHASGIMVLTPEGKVSRYFYGIEFAPRDLRLGFVDASQGKVGSLADQIIMYCYQYDPESGTYSLVLMRVLRIFASLTLLTLVALFFYLRRKTKQKEAQWAQAAH, from the coding sequence ATGGTGCGCAGCCTCCTGCTTTCGCTCTTTGTAAATGGAATCGTTTGGGCGCAACCGGCGGGCGTGCGACCGCCGATGTTGCGCGATGTCGGCATTGACCAGTTGCTTAATAACCAGGTGCCGCTCGACCTGGAGTTTGTGGACGAAACCGGCAAGGCGGTGAAACTGAAAGACTATTTCACCGACAAGCCGGTGCTGCTGACCTTGGTTTATTACGATTGCCCGCAGTTGTGCAATCAGGTGCTCAACGGCGCGACAGGCGCATTGAAGACGCTGCCGATGACGCCGGGCAAAGATTTTATATGGCTGACGGTCAGTTTCGATCCGCGCGAGCAACCCGAACTGGCGGCGGCCAAGAAAGATAGCTATTTGCAACGCCTGGGTAAAAAAGAAGCTGCGGCGGGCTGGCATTTTCTGACCGGTAGTGAACCGGCGATTAAAGCGCTGGCGCAAGCGGTCGGCTTCCGTTTCTTGTGGGATCCGGCGAAAAAGCAATATGCGCACGCCAGCGGCATTATGGTGCTGACGCCTGAAGGCAAGGTTTCGCGCTATTTTTATGGGATCGAATTTGCGCCGCGCGATTTGCGCCTGGGTTTCGTGGACGCTTCGCAGGGCAAGGTCGGATCGCTGGCCGACCAGATCATCATGTACTGTTACCAGTACGACCCTGAGTCCGGCACCTACAGTCTGGTGTTGATGCGGGTCTTGCGCATCTTCGCCAGTCTGACCTTGCTCACGTTAGTCGCATTATTTTTTTATCTGCGCCGGAAGACGAAACAGAAAGAGGCGCAATGGGCACAAGCAGCGCACTGA
- the coxB gene encoding cytochrome c oxidase subunit II, which translates to MALLQVQLIPDQASTFAVEVDLFYIALWLLTIVFSIGVAAAAAYLMHKYKRQRTDQIGVNVHGAMILEVTWTVIPFIMAMGIFLWGAKLYYEMYKDPRDAMEIYVTAKQWMFRAQHPDGRREINELHIPMGRRIKLTMTSEDVLHAYFIPAFRTKADIVPGRYTSTWFEATKPGSYHLFCAEYCGTQHSGMVGTVYVMEPAEYQAWLADGSGNIAPAEVGKKIFATMGCNTCHKEDNSGRGPSLLGVYGSQVKLTSGQAVLADDAYVRESILRPHVKIVAGYPLMMSTYQGQLTEEQIVQVIAYLKSIGKQEANAAGAAAPAAPATGAPALAAPAAGAPVPPAGAAAKPVTRPATKPAN; encoded by the coding sequence GTGGCGTTACTTCAAGTGCAGTTAATTCCCGATCAGGCTTCGACCTTTGCGGTTGAGGTAGACCTGTTTTACATCGCGTTGTGGCTGCTGACCATTGTCTTCTCAATTGGAGTGGCGGCGGCGGCGGCCTATTTGATGCACAAATACAAACGGCAGCGCACGGATCAGATCGGGGTGAACGTGCACGGCGCCATGATTCTGGAAGTTACCTGGACGGTGATCCCGTTCATCATGGCCATGGGCATTTTCCTGTGGGGCGCGAAACTTTACTACGAGATGTACAAAGACCCGCGCGATGCGATGGAGATTTATGTCACCGCCAAACAGTGGATGTTTCGCGCGCAGCATCCCGATGGCCGCCGCGAAATCAACGAATTGCACATCCCGATGGGCCGCCGCATCAAGCTGACGATGACGAGCGAAGATGTCTTGCACGCCTATTTCATCCCGGCCTTTCGTACCAAGGCCGACATCGTGCCGGGCCGTTACACCTCGACCTGGTTCGAGGCGACCAAGCCGGGCAGTTATCATCTGTTTTGTGCGGAGTATTGCGGCACGCAGCATTCCGGTATGGTCGGTACGGTTTACGTAATGGAACCCGCCGAGTATCAAGCCTGGCTGGCGGATGGCAGCGGCAATATCGCTCCCGCCGAAGTGGGCAAAAAAATCTTTGCCACGATGGGCTGCAACACCTGCCACAAAGAAGACAACAGCGGACGCGGCCCCTCGCTCTTGGGCGTTTATGGCAGCCAGGTCAAGTTGACCAGCGGGCAAGCGGTTTTGGCGGATGACGCGTATGTGCGCGAATCCATTCTGCGCCCGCACGTGAAAATCGTGGCGGGGTATCCTTTGATGATGAGCACTTATCAAGGTCAGTTGACCGAAGAACAAATTGTGCAGGTCATCGCCTATCTGAAATCTATCGGGAAACAGGAAGCCAATGCGGCTGGGGCTGCGGCTCCGGCTGCTCCCGCGACAGGCGCGCCAGCACTGGCTGCTCCGGCAGCGGGTGCGCCTGTGCCACCGGCTGGGGCGGCTGCGAAACCTGTGACCAGACCGGCGACCAAACCGGCCAACTAA
- the ctaD gene encoding cytochrome c oxidase subunit I yields MEIAANIGPVNAEAEERVTYLNVDHTVKSWLLTLDHKRIGLLYLFGISFFFMIGGIYASIIRLELITPKGDLLTAETYNRVFTMHGVIMIFFFLIPSIPATLGNFLLPLMLGAKDVAFPRLNLMSWYIYMIGGALMMYTLINGGIDTGWTFYPPYSSIYSNSQVTLAGVSIFITGFSSILTGLNFMVTIHTMRAPGLTWFRLPLFVWAHYATSLIQILGTPVIAITVLALAFERTLQIGIFDPKLGGDPVLFQHMFWFYSHPAVYIMVLPGMGVISEIIASMCRKPIFGYHFVAFSSLAIAVFGFLVWGHHMFTSSQSMYAGMVFSLITYAVAIPSAIKTFNWTATIYKGSVSYDTPMIYALGFLGLFTVGGMTGLFLAAMGLDVHLHDTYFVVAHFHYVMVGGQVIAYLGGLHFWWPKITGRMYPEVWGRISAVIVFLGFNLTFFPQFVLGYLGMPRRYHAYSPEFQVMHILSSAGASILAVGFLMPLVYLSWSIKYGEKVGDNPWGACGLEWETSSPPPPENFTYTPVVEHEAYSFEHVKAIKEAGNKVIVSA; encoded by the coding sequence ATGGAAATCGCCGCAAACATTGGGCCTGTAAACGCGGAAGCCGAAGAGCGTGTGACATATCTGAACGTCGACCATACGGTTAAATCCTGGTTGTTGACGCTGGATCACAAACGCATCGGTCTGCTCTATCTATTCGGTATTTCGTTTTTCTTCATGATCGGCGGCATCTACGCCAGCATCATCCGGTTGGAATTGATCACCCCGAAGGGCGATTTGTTGACGGCAGAGACCTATAACCGTGTCTTCACCATGCACGGGGTCATCATGATCTTCTTCTTCTTGATCCCGTCCATTCCGGCGACGCTGGGGAACTTTCTGTTGCCGCTGATGCTGGGCGCCAAAGACGTGGCTTTCCCGCGCCTCAATCTGATGAGTTGGTATATCTACATGATCGGCGGCGCGCTGATGATGTACACGCTGATCAATGGCGGCATTGATACCGGCTGGACGTTCTATCCGCCCTACAGTTCGATCTATTCAAACAGTCAGGTCACGCTGGCGGGCGTTTCGATTTTTATCACCGGGTTCTCGTCCATTCTGACGGGGCTGAATTTCATGGTGACGATCCACACGATGCGCGCGCCAGGGCTGACCTGGTTCCGCTTGCCGCTGTTTGTGTGGGCGCATTATGCAACCAGCTTGATCCAGATTCTGGGCACGCCGGTCATCGCCATCACAGTGCTGGCGCTGGCGTTTGAACGCACCTTACAGATTGGCATTTTCGATCCGAAGCTCGGCGGCGATCCGGTTTTGTTCCAGCACATGTTCTGGTTCTATTCGCACCCGGCGGTTTACATCATGGTGTTGCCGGGCATGGGCGTGATCAGCGAGATCATCGCCAGCATGTGCCGCAAGCCGATTTTCGGTTATCACTTCGTCGCCTTCTCGTCGTTGGCGATTGCGGTGTTCGGCTTCCTGGTCTGGGGGCATCACATGTTCACCAGCAGCCAGTCCATGTATGCCGGGATGGTTTTCTCGCTTATCACTTACGCCGTGGCGATTCCGTCGGCCATCAAAACCTTCAACTGGACGGCGACCATCTACAAAGGTTCGGTCTCGTATGACACGCCGATGATCTATGCCCTAGGGTTTCTGGGCTTGTTTACCGTCGGTGGCATGACGGGTTTGTTCCTGGCGGCCATGGGCTTGGATGTGCATTTGCACGATACCTACTTCGTCGTGGCGCACTTCCATTACGTGATGGTAGGCGGTCAGGTCATCGCCTATTTGGGTGGCTTGCATTTCTGGTGGCCGAAGATCACGGGCCGGATGTATCCCGAAGTTTGGGGGCGTATCTCGGCAGTTATCGTTTTTCTGGGGTTCAACCTGACTTTCTTCCCGCAATTCGTGCTGGGCTATTTGGGCATGCCGCGCCGCTATCACGCCTACTCGCCCGAATTTCAGGTGATGCATATTCTCTCGAGCGCGGGGGCTTCGATCCTGGCGGTAGGATTTTTGATGCCGCTGGTTTACCTATCCTGGTCAATCAAGTACGGCGAAAAAGTGGGCGACAATCCCTGGGGGGCCTGCGGGTTGGAATGGGAGACTTCTTCGCCGCCGCCGCCTGAGAATTTCACCTATACGCCCGTGGTCGAACACGAAGCGTATTCCTTCGAGCACGTCAAAGCGATCAAGGAAGCAGGGAACAAAGTTATCGTTTCGGCTTAA
- a CDS encoding cytochrome C oxidase subunit IV family protein: protein MAEHSSAHSSEHHLVPLKYYFGVFALLMALTALTVFVASFDLEKVWGPLNVIVAMTIAVIKATAVVMIFMHVRWSSKLTQLIIISGIFWLVILLVLTFTDYSVRIKHGWPTPLGQVEKTAQR, encoded by the coding sequence ATGGCAGAGCATAGTTCCGCACATTCATCCGAACATCATCTGGTACCGCTCAAATATTACTTTGGCGTATTTGCGCTGTTGATGGCGCTGACCGCGCTGACGGTTTTTGTGGCGAGTTTCGACTTAGAGAAAGTCTGGGGGCCGCTCAACGTCATCGTCGCGATGACCATCGCCGTCATCAAGGCCACCGCCGTTGTGATGATCTTTATGCACGTGCGCTGGAGTTCCAAGCTGACGCAACTCATCATCATCTCAGGCATTTTTTGGCTGGTGATTTTGCTGGTGCTGACCTTTACCGATTATTCGGTGCGCATCAAGCACGGCTGGCCGACGCCGCTGGGGCAGGTGGAAAAGACGGCGCAGCGTTAG